From Nocardioides sp. HDW12B, the proteins below share one genomic window:
- a CDS encoding aldo/keto reductase: protein MRYRPLGRSGCAVSSLALGTMTFGAESDEAESHAVLDAFVEAGGTLVDTADVYSAGVSEEIIGRWRQARPADVTDAVVLATKGRFPMGSAPNTSGLSRRHLTRALDSSLGRLGVDVVDLYQVHAFDAWTPLEETLRTLDDFVRAGKIHYYGLSNFTGWQLTKAVHVARSLGLAEPVTLQPQYSLLVREVEWEVVPAVLDAGMGMLPWGPLGGGWLSGKYRRDQRPTGATRLGEDPGRGMEAWDRRGTEQTWDVVATVEAVAEERGVSMAEVALSWLTDRPGVTSTILGARTVEQVAANLRAVDLRLDEAERSRLDRASRPRVGDYPYGSLGVSQRERRLDGGRD, encoded by the coding sequence ATGCGCTACCGACCACTGGGCCGCAGCGGCTGTGCCGTGTCCTCCCTCGCCCTGGGGACCATGACCTTCGGCGCCGAGAGCGACGAGGCGGAGTCCCACGCCGTGCTCGACGCCTTCGTCGAGGCGGGGGGCACGCTCGTCGACACCGCCGACGTCTACTCGGCGGGGGTGTCGGAGGAGATCATCGGGCGATGGCGCCAGGCCCGGCCCGCCGACGTCACGGACGCGGTGGTGCTCGCGACCAAGGGTCGCTTTCCGATGGGCAGCGCGCCGAACACCAGCGGGCTCTCGCGCCGCCACCTCACCCGCGCCCTGGACTCCTCGCTCGGACGGCTCGGCGTCGACGTCGTCGACCTCTACCAGGTGCACGCGTTCGACGCCTGGACCCCGTTGGAGGAGACGCTCCGCACCCTCGACGACTTCGTCCGCGCCGGCAAGATCCACTACTACGGCTTGTCCAACTTCACCGGGTGGCAGCTCACCAAGGCCGTCCACGTCGCCCGGTCCCTCGGCCTGGCCGAGCCGGTCACGCTGCAGCCGCAGTACTCGCTGCTCGTGCGCGAGGTCGAGTGGGAGGTCGTGCCCGCCGTCCTCGACGCCGGGATGGGCATGCTGCCGTGGGGCCCGCTCGGCGGCGGCTGGCTGAGCGGGAAGTACCGCCGCGACCAGCGCCCGACCGGTGCCACCCGGCTGGGCGAGGACCCCGGCCGCGGCATGGAGGCGTGGGACCGGCGGGGCACCGAGCAGACCTGGGACGTGGTGGCCACGGTGGAGGCCGTGGCCGAGGAGCGCGGCGTCTCCATGGCCGAGGTCGCCCTGTCCTGGCTCACGGACCGCCCGGGTGTCACGTCGACGATCCTGGGCGCCCGCACCGTCGAGCAGGTCGCCGCGAACCTGCGCGCGGTCGACCTGCGGCTGGACGAGGCCGAGCGGTCCCGGCTGGACCGCGCGAGCCGGCCGCGGGTGGGCGACTACCCCTACGGGTCGCTGGGGGTGTCGCAGCGCGAGCGCCGCCTGGACGGCGGGCGCGACTGA
- a CDS encoding GNAT family N-acetyltransferase, which translates to MTTPRDLPPLPTGLLAREPAEDDVAALATLVAAHRDAVRGQAKVDQRAVAATVTGTGSWTRRQLLVEDADGRLLGWVAVHDRAAGRTGIELTCAPVRTGETSEQAHRAEQAEQAQEAVDAAAAHLLAWAREAAAGTARLRGLTATQLDAYADEADADQRRRLGSAGYRHVRTWMNMTRGTEDLDAFGEVRDGVVVRRVATHENDLPVAADIQVVHQMLEESFADHFNSYRESFPEFLQRLREDPGHRWDHWWVAEVDGEPGGALVSSVLTPDEHGRAGSYVDYIGVHRRARGRGVAKALLGTVLRDAAERGRNRVNLEVDADSPTGADGLYTSLGWAVTERTESWHADLEVDPEVPEADPEVGPEAGTDG; encoded by the coding sequence GTGACCACGCCTCGCGACCTGCCTCCCCTGCCGACCGGGCTGCTGGCCCGCGAGCCCGCCGAGGACGACGTCGCCGCGCTGGCCACGCTGGTCGCGGCCCACCGCGACGCGGTGCGCGGCCAGGCGAAGGTCGACCAGCGCGCCGTCGCGGCAACGGTCACCGGCACCGGGTCGTGGACGCGGCGCCAGCTGCTCGTCGAGGACGCCGACGGACGGCTGCTGGGCTGGGTCGCGGTGCACGACCGCGCCGCCGGCCGCACCGGCATCGAGCTCACCTGCGCCCCGGTCCGCACCGGAGAGACGAGCGAGCAGGCGCACCGTGCCGAGCAGGCCGAGCAGGCCCAGGAGGCCGTCGACGCCGCGGCGGCCCACCTGCTCGCGTGGGCCCGGGAGGCGGCCGCCGGCACCGCACGGCTCCGCGGGCTGACCGCCACCCAGCTCGACGCCTACGCCGACGAGGCGGACGCCGACCAGCGCCGTCGGCTCGGGTCCGCCGGCTACCGGCACGTGCGGACGTGGATGAACATGACGCGCGGCACCGAGGACCTCGACGCCTTCGGCGAGGTCCGCGACGGCGTCGTCGTACGCCGCGTGGCGACCCACGAGAACGACCTGCCGGTCGCCGCCGACATCCAGGTGGTGCACCAGATGCTGGAGGAGTCGTTCGCCGACCACTTCAACTCCTACCGCGAGAGCTTCCCGGAGTTCCTCCAGCGCCTGCGCGAGGACCCCGGGCACCGGTGGGACCACTGGTGGGTCGCCGAGGTGGACGGCGAGCCGGGCGGCGCTCTCGTGAGCTCGGTGCTCACCCCCGACGAGCACGGCCGGGCCGGCAGCTACGTCGACTACATCGGCGTGCACCGCCGGGCCCGCGGCCGGGGCGTCGCCAAGGCCCTGCTCGGCACCGTGCTGCGCGACGCCGCGGAGCGCGGCCGCAACCGCGTCAACCTGGAGGTCGACGCCGACTCCCCCACCGGCGCCGACGGCCTCTACACCTCGCTGGGGTGGGCGGTCACCGAGCGGACCGAGTCGTGGCACGCCGACCTGGAGGTCGACCCGGAGGTCCCCGAGGCCGACCCGGAGGTCGGCCCGGAGGCCGGCACCGACGGCTGA
- a CDS encoding STAS domain-containing protein, with the protein MTGPTTRSTSTSTVPSARPVEVAVEKRPSHLLLHVRGEVDIATHERLAEHLAAVDLSGVTAVDLRLDELDFCDSHGVRQLLAFAQDARSAGCTVTLTDARPQLARLISLLDAAPAA; encoded by the coding sequence ATGACCGGACCCACCACCCGCTCCACCAGCACCAGCACCGTCCCGTCCGCGCGACCTGTCGAGGTCGCCGTCGAGAAGCGTCCGTCCCACCTCCTCCTGCACGTCCGGGGCGAGGTCGACATCGCCACCCACGAACGACTCGCCGAGCACCTCGCCGCCGTCGACCTGAGCGGCGTCACCGCCGTCGACCTGCGCCTGGACGAGCTCGACTTCTGCGACTCCCACGGCGTGCGTCAGCTGCTCGCCTTCGCCCAGGACGCGCGCAGCGCCGGGTGCACCGTCACGCTCACCGACGCCCGCCCCCAGCTGGCCCGCCTCATCTCGCTGCTCGACGCCGCCCCGGCCGCCTGA
- the sigK gene encoding ECF RNA polymerase sigma factor SigK, translating into MASEPTLRLVHAREPNDVDLLVGKVARGDTGAFERLYDALGASVYGVARRVVRDPNRAEDVAQEVFLDVWRKAPSFDRARGSAKTWIMTIAHRRAVDAVRRNETQKRYDGHAVVEEVGHDEPADTVLRTEEHQEVRGCLESLTELQLESVQLAYFNGYTYNEVATILEKPLPTIKTRMRDGLIRLRDCLEATR; encoded by the coding sequence ATGGCGTCCGAGCCGACCCTGCGCCTGGTGCACGCCCGTGAGCCCAACGACGTGGATCTCCTCGTCGGCAAGGTCGCGCGCGGTGACACCGGTGCCTTCGAGCGTCTCTACGACGCCCTCGGCGCCTCCGTGTACGGCGTCGCCCGCCGGGTCGTGCGCGACCCGAACCGGGCCGAGGACGTCGCTCAGGAGGTCTTCCTCGACGTCTGGCGCAAGGCCCCCAGCTTCGACCGGGCCCGGGGGTCGGCCAAGACCTGGATCATGACGATCGCCCACCGCCGCGCCGTCGACGCCGTCCGGCGCAACGAGACCCAGAAGCGGTACGACGGCCACGCGGTCGTCGAGGAGGTCGGTCACGACGAGCCCGCGGACACGGTCCTGCGCACCGAGGAGCACCAGGAGGTACGGGGCTGCCTGGAGTCCCTGACCGAGCTCCAGCTGGAGTCGGTGCAGCTGGCCTACTTCAACGGCTACACCTACAACGAGGTCGCCACGATCCTCGAGAAGCCCCTTCCGACCATCAAGACCCGCATGCGGGACGGTCTGATCCGCCTGCGTGACTGTCTGGAGGCCACCCGATGA
- a CDS encoding anti-sigma factor, whose amino-acid sequence MNVDVHTLSGAYALDALSREERDTFRAHLAACPACREEVEELRDAAARMGAAQWSSPSPGLRSRVLDAAARTPQQPPARPVTPATPTTQPTQPTQTTGRPGDGDRTSSVVPLTRRRWPAMLASAAAVVALALGGVAVVQSLDDGAEDLTAGPARVFDADDVRRDTFATENGGALTVGISESRNQMAVDARELPPLDRQHVYQLWTVHDGAMVSAAVLTEGTTGAAMGLPAADTRVAVTVEPAGGSEQPTSEPIVEVDPTQV is encoded by the coding sequence ATGAACGTCGACGTCCACACCCTCTCGGGTGCCTATGCCCTCGACGCCCTCAGCCGCGAGGAGCGCGACACGTTCCGCGCCCACCTCGCCGCCTGCCCGGCCTGCCGGGAGGAGGTCGAGGAGCTGCGCGACGCCGCCGCCCGGATGGGCGCGGCCCAGTGGTCCTCGCCCTCGCCGGGCCTGCGCTCCCGCGTCCTGGACGCCGCGGCCCGCACCCCGCAGCAGCCGCCGGCCCGTCCGGTGACACCGGCGACGCCGACGACTCAGCCGACTCAGCCGACGCAGACGACGGGGCGTCCCGGCGACGGCGACCGGACGTCGTCCGTCGTGCCCCTCACGCGTCGCCGCTGGCCGGCGATGCTGGCGTCCGCGGCCGCCGTCGTGGCGCTGGCACTCGGCGGCGTGGCCGTCGTGCAGTCGCTCGACGACGGCGCCGAGGACCTGACGGCCGGTCCGGCGCGGGTCTTCGACGCCGACGACGTGCGGCGCGACACGTTCGCGACCGAGAACGGCGGCGCCCTCACCGTGGGCATCTCCGAGAGCCGCAACCAGATGGCCGTCGATGCCCGGGAGCTCCCGCCCCTGGACCGGCAGCACGTCTACCAGCTCTGGACCGTCCACGACGGCGCGATGGTCAGCGCGGCCGTCCTCACCGAAGGCACCACCGGTGCCGCGATGGGGCTGCCCGCCGCGGACACCCGGGTCGCGGTGACGGTCGAGCCGGCCGGTGGCTCGGAGCAGCCGACGAGCGAGCCGATCGTGGAGGTCGACCCGACGCAGGTCTGA
- a CDS encoding NAD(P)/FAD-dependent oxidoreductase, with protein sequence MTVPTQQSRYDVVVVGGGHNGLVAAGYLALSGLSVLVLERLGQVGGAATSHQSFAGLPVRMSTYAHRVGPMPPRILEDLGVEAPLRARRMAAYVPTIRGGRHTGLVIESNPTGMTADSFAQLTGSGREYESWTAFRSQLAAAGEALRPTLLEPLRPAAEVRELLAPDVWELLAERPLGETLESRFADDLVRGLVATDALIGTFADLNDPELTPNRTFLQHAVIGSAGAWSVPLGGMGALTDLLEGAVRRHRGEIVTRAFVTAVRTDGREARVTFRHGGAEHTADCSYVLGNVAPWVMRLLLGDNPGPRPEGAQVQINMLLEKLPRLRNQMSPPMAFSGSFHVAEGYEQLQEAYLEAQEGLIPEIPPGNLFCHTLTDPSILGTMAVHGKHAFTYFGLQTPARLFSGHVEPQRDELVLRMLDAVNVHLEEPLETLISLDRHGNPCLQALAPQDVEAALAMPGGHAFHGPLSWPWDDEASEADGPTGAAHRWGVAGAADNVLVCGAGSRRGGAVTGVGGHNAAMAVLELTGTALPTDDD encoded by the coding sequence ATGACGGTCCCCACGCAGCAGTCACGCTACGACGTCGTCGTGGTCGGAGGCGGCCACAACGGTCTCGTCGCTGCGGGCTACCTCGCCCTCAGCGGCCTCTCCGTGCTGGTCCTCGAGCGGCTCGGCCAGGTCGGTGGCGCGGCCACCAGCCACCAGAGCTTCGCCGGCCTGCCGGTGCGGATGTCGACCTACGCCCACCGGGTCGGGCCCATGCCGCCCCGGATCCTGGAGGACCTCGGCGTCGAGGCCCCGTTGCGGGCCCGCCGGATGGCGGCCTACGTGCCGACGATCCGCGGCGGTCGCCACACCGGTCTCGTCATCGAGAGCAACCCCACCGGCATGACGGCCGACTCCTTCGCCCAGCTGACCGGCTCGGGCCGGGAGTACGAGAGCTGGACGGCCTTCCGCTCGCAGCTGGCGGCCGCGGGCGAGGCCCTGCGCCCCACCCTGCTGGAGCCGCTGCGCCCGGCCGCCGAGGTGCGCGAGCTGCTGGCCCCCGACGTGTGGGAGCTGCTCGCGGAGCGACCGCTCGGCGAGACCCTCGAGTCGCGCTTCGCCGACGACCTGGTGCGCGGCCTGGTCGCGACCGACGCCCTCATCGGCACCTTCGCCGACCTCAACGACCCCGAGCTGACCCCCAACCGCACCTTCCTGCAGCACGCCGTCATCGGCAGTGCCGGCGCCTGGTCGGTGCCGCTGGGCGGCATGGGGGCACTCACCGACCTGCTCGAGGGCGCCGTACGCCGGCACCGGGGCGAGATCGTGACCCGGGCCTTCGTCACGGCCGTGCGCACCGACGGGCGCGAGGCGCGCGTGACCTTCCGCCACGGCGGCGCCGAGCACACGGCCGACTGCTCCTACGTGCTCGGCAACGTGGCGCCCTGGGTGATGCGGCTGCTGCTCGGCGACAACCCCGGCCCGCGCCCGGAGGGCGCCCAGGTGCAGATCAACATGCTGCTGGAGAAGCTCCCCCGCCTGCGCAACCAGATGTCACCGCCGATGGCCTTCTCCGGCTCGTTCCACGTCGCCGAGGGCTACGAGCAGCTGCAGGAGGCCTACCTCGAGGCGCAGGAGGGCCTGATCCCGGAGATCCCGCCGGGCAACCTGTTCTGCCACACCCTCACCGACCCCTCGATCCTCGGGACGATGGCGGTCCACGGCAAGCACGCCTTCACCTACTTCGGTCTCCAGACCCCGGCCCGGCTGTTCTCAGGCCACGTCGAGCCCCAGCGCGACGAGCTCGTGCTGCGGATGCTCGACGCCGTCAACGTCCACCTCGAGGAGCCGCTGGAGACCCTGATCTCGCTGGACCGGCACGGCAACCCGTGCCTGCAGGCGCTCGCACCGCAGGACGTCGAGGCGGCCCTGGCCATGCCCGGCGGCCACGCGTTCCACGGCCCGCTGTCGTGGCCGTGGGACGACGAGGCGTCCGAGGCGGACGGCCCGACGGGAGCCGCGCACCGGTGGGGCGTGGCCGGGGCGGCCGACAACGTCCTCGTGTGCGGCGCCGGGTCGCGCCGTGGCGGCGCGGTCACCGGCGTCGGCGGGCACAACGCCGCGATGGCCGTGCTCGAGCTCACCGGTACGGCGCTGCCGACCGACGACGACTGA
- a CDS encoding pirin family protein, with protein MPAVTVEDLTTLPRLQAPTLGDTARPVLQVTTAPRGYEGEGFPVRRAFAGVDLRLLDPFIHLDQMGEVEYAPGEPKGTPWHPHRGFETVTYMIDGVMDHHDSEGGGGSITDGDTQWMTAGSGLLHIETPPEWLVAKGGMFHGLQLWVNLPRAQKWAQPRYQDLRSSQLGLTTSADAGALVRVIAGEVGGVAGPGSTYTPMAMVHATLAPGSHLDLPWSVDFNALVYVLGGSGLVGPDRRPLETGQLAVLGRGDFLQVAAAERQDAHHPNVELVVIGGLPIREPVAWGGPFVMNTKAEVMQAFEDHQKGRLGVIPPVHGAPTRVVEG; from the coding sequence GTGCCCGCTGTCACCGTCGAGGACCTGACCACCCTGCCGCGCCTGCAGGCGCCCACGCTGGGCGACACCGCCCGCCCGGTGCTCCAGGTGACCACCGCGCCGCGCGGCTACGAGGGGGAGGGTTTCCCCGTACGTCGGGCCTTCGCCGGCGTCGACCTGCGCCTGCTCGACCCCTTCATCCACCTCGACCAGATGGGCGAGGTGGAGTACGCCCCCGGCGAGCCCAAGGGCACGCCCTGGCACCCGCACCGCGGCTTCGAGACCGTCACCTACATGATCGACGGCGTCATGGACCACCACGACTCCGAGGGCGGTGGCGGGTCCATCACCGACGGCGACACCCAGTGGATGACCGCCGGCTCCGGCCTGCTGCACATCGAGACCCCGCCGGAGTGGCTCGTCGCGAAGGGCGGGATGTTCCACGGCCTGCAGCTGTGGGTCAACCTGCCGCGGGCGCAGAAGTGGGCGCAGCCGCGCTACCAGGACCTGCGGTCCTCCCAGCTCGGCCTCACCACGAGCGCCGACGCCGGCGCGCTGGTGCGGGTCATCGCCGGTGAGGTGGGCGGCGTGGCCGGCCCCGGGTCGACGTACACCCCGATGGCGATGGTGCACGCGACCCTCGCCCCCGGCTCGCACCTGGACCTGCCGTGGTCGGTCGACTTCAACGCCCTGGTCTACGTGCTCGGCGGCAGCGGACTGGTCGGTCCCGATCGCCGGCCGCTGGAGACCGGGCAGCTCGCGGTGCTCGGGCGCGGCGACTTCCTCCAGGTCGCGGCGGCGGAGCGCCAGGACGCCCACCACCCGAACGTCGAGCTCGTCGTCATCGGCGGGCTGCCGATCCGCGAGCCCGTCGCGTGGGGCGGTCCTTTCGTGATGAACACCAAGGCCGAGGTCATGCAGGCCTTCGAGGACCACCAGAAGGGTCGCCTCGGCGTGATCCCGCCGGTGCACGGGGCGCCGACGCGCGTGGTCGAGGGCTGA
- a CDS encoding potassium channel family protein, with amino-acid sequence MSDERRTAWEDVTAWPLVASAVVFLGAYAWPILDPSLSSGWVAVCATVAGLVWLLFAVDFLVRLALAEQRGRFVRDNLVDLASVILPLLRPLQLLRLVRALRILDRKLGESLHGRVGYYLVAASSLAVVIASLAVLDAEREAPGANITSIGDAVWWAFTTMTTVGYGDQYPVTTVGRCIAVGLMLFGVGLLGSVTASLASLLLERVAEEDEADRTATRRDLEELTRETATLTAEIQRLHRRLDERGPG; translated from the coding sequence GTGAGCGACGAGCGACGTACCGCCTGGGAGGACGTGACCGCCTGGCCCCTGGTGGCGTCCGCGGTGGTGTTCCTGGGGGCCTACGCCTGGCCCATCCTCGACCCCTCGCTGTCGTCGGGGTGGGTGGCCGTCTGCGCCACCGTCGCGGGACTGGTCTGGCTGCTCTTCGCGGTCGACTTCCTGGTGCGCCTCGCCCTGGCGGAGCAGCGGGGCCGCTTCGTGCGTGACAACCTCGTCGACCTCGCCAGCGTGATCCTGCCGCTGCTGCGACCGCTGCAGCTGCTGCGGCTGGTGCGGGCACTGCGGATCCTCGACCGCAAGCTGGGGGAGAGCCTGCACGGCAGGGTCGGCTACTACCTCGTCGCCGCGTCGTCGCTGGCCGTGGTCATCGCCTCCCTCGCCGTGCTCGACGCCGAGCGTGAGGCACCGGGGGCGAACATCACCTCGATCGGCGACGCGGTCTGGTGGGCGTTCACGACGATGACCACCGTCGGGTACGGCGACCAGTACCCGGTCACCACCGTGGGCCGTTGCATCGCCGTGGGTCTGATGCTCTTCGGCGTGGGCCTGCTCGGGAGCGTCACCGCTTCGCTGGCCTCGTTGCTGCTCGAGCGGGTGGCCGAGGAGGACGAGGCGGACCGGACCGCGACCCGGCGCGACCTCGAGGAGCTGACCCGCGAGACCGCGACCCTGACCGCCGAGATCCAGCGCCTGCACCGGCGCCTCGACGAGCGGGGACCCGGGTGA